From Scleropages formosus chromosome 25, fSclFor1.1, whole genome shotgun sequence, a single genomic window includes:
- the LOC108928195 gene encoding Golgi integral membrane protein 4-like, with amino-acid sequence MLLGLCWRRHKCSGVSALIVLSVCTACAGLLLLLSRLREGTEELLRHKQHCRQQEEALSVQLQVVYEHRSRLERSLQKERAEHKKTKEDFLQYKLEIQEALNKEKNQLVDLHSQLQLQQKEHGQQHLAQLKSLEDCQQRAALLRTESQGQISSLQDLVVKLQEESKLLRHSHQDMHHRLLNAQARVEELQRVRKTFPKKPGQPATWREQEFITGFLQLDHKTTTVHHPEEKSLRTVTEAPGKIHPISQRGLSVRDVEKRGTAGTNELEGARAEIPDDERDFGGRRGDEGLEIAIHQLVDGVCEVSSR; translated from the exons ATGTTGTTGGGGCTCTGCTGGCGCAGGCACAAGTGCAGCGGCGTGAGCGCCCTCATCGTGCTCTCTGTCTGCACGGCCTGCGCAGGTCTGCTCCTTCTGCTGTCCCGGCTGCGCGAGGGCACGGAGGAGCTGCTCAGGCATAAACAGCACtgcaggcagcaggaggaggcacTGTCTGTTCAGCTGCAGG TGGTATATGAGCATCGCTCCCGTCTGGAGAGATCTTTGCAGAAGGAGAGAGCAGAGCACAAGAAGACAAAAGAAG ATTTCCTGCAGTACAAACTAGAGATCCAGGAGGCACTGAACAAGGAAAAG AACCAGCTCGTAGATCTGCACAGCCAGCTGCAGTTGCAGCAGAAAGAGCATGGACAACAACACCTTGCTCAGCTCAAATCCCTTGAAGACTGCCAGCAGCGGGCAGCACTACTGCGCACGGAGAGCCAGGGACAAATCTCATCACTGCAGG ACCTGGTGGTGAAGTTGCAAGAAGAGAGCAAGCTGTTGAGACACTCTCACCAGGACATGCATCATAGGCTGCTGAATGCTCAG GCCCGAGTGGAAGAGCTCCAGCGGGTTCGGAAGACCTTTCCCAAGAAACCTGGCCAACCTGCAACCTGGCGGGAGCAGGAGTTCATCACAGGCTTCCTTCAGCTTGACCATAAG ACCACTACTGTTCATCATCCTGAAGAGAAGTCACTGCGCACTGTGACCGAAGCCCCAGGGAAAATCCATCCCATCAGCCAAAGGGGCCTGTCTGTCAGAGATGTGGAGAAAAG AGGAACTGCTGGGACTAATGAGTTGGAGGGTGCAAGAGCAGAGATCCCTGATGATGAAAGGGATTTTGGTGGAAGGCGAGGGGATGAAGGACTGGAAATCG caaTTCATCAGCTTGTGGACGGGGTGTGTGAGGTGAGctcgaggtag